One window of the Megalops cyprinoides isolate fMegCyp1 chromosome 2, fMegCyp1.pri, whole genome shotgun sequence genome contains the following:
- the tram1 gene encoding translocating chain-associated membrane protein 1, with translation MAIRKKNNKNPPVLSHEFVIQNHADIVSCVAMVFLLGLMFEVTSKVAVLFITVQYNVTISANEGPDETPVNYFHHGLKDLATVFFYMLVAIIMHAIIQEYVLDKINRKMHFSKTKHSKFNESGQLSAFYLFSCGWGASILLSENFVSNPVSLWEGYPHTLMSFQMKFFYICQLGYWLHALPELYFQKTKKEDIPRQLVYISLYLVHIAGAYILNLNRLGLVLLVLHYFVELLFHISRLVYFSNDSRQSGFTVWAILFVLGRLLTLSLSVLTVGFGLAGAEQQGLDLAAGNFNVLFVRITVLNTICVTQVFMMWKFINFQLRRWREHAQAQSLKKKPAPVKSKSKKDKANGVNGALSSNGADSPRARKEKSS, from the exons ATGGCAATCCgaaaaaagaacaataagaACCCGCCTGTCCTCAGCCATGAGTTTGTCATCCAGAATCACGCAGATATTGTATCATGTGTTGCTATGGTGTTTCTTCTCGGGCTGATGTTTGAG GTCACTTCAAAAGTTGCGGTTTTGTTCATCACAGTCCAGTATAATGTCACCATCTCCGCAAATG AGGGCCCAGATGAGACACCTGTGAACTACTTCCATCATGGACTGAAGGACCTGGCGACTGTGTTTTTCTACATGCTGGTGGCCATTATCATGCATGCCATCATACAGGAGTATGTGCTTGAT AAAATCAACAGGAAGATGCACTTCTCCAAGACCAAACACAGCAAGTTCAATGAATCTGGTCAGCTCAGTGCCTTCTACCTCTTCTCATGTGGGTGGGGAGCAAGTATACTGCTGTCA GAAAACTTTGTGTCCAATCCTGTCAGCCTATGGGAAGGCTACCCTCATACCTTAATGTC GTTTCAGATGAAGTTTTTCTACATCTGCCAGCTGGGTTATTGGCTACATGCTCTGCCTGAGCTGTACTTTCAGAAGACCAAGAAA GAAGACATCCCACGTCAGCTGGTGTACATCAGCCTGTACCTCGTCCACATCGCAGGAGCCTACATCTTAAA CCTTAATCGCCTGGGTCTGGTCCTGCTGGTGCTGCATTACTTCGTGGAGCTGCTCTTCCACATCTCCCGCCTGGTCTACTTCAGCAACGACAGCCGGCAAAGCGG GTTCACGGTGTGGGCCATCCTCTTTGTCCTTGGCCGGTTGCTCACCCTGTCCTTGTCTGTCCTCACCGTGGGCTTCGGCCTTGCGGGGGCCGAACAGCAAGGTCTGGATCTGGCCGCAGGAAACTTTAACGTGCTGTTTGTTAG GATCACTGTGCTGAATACCATCTGTGTGACCCAGGTTTTCATGATGTGGAAATTCATCAACTTCCAGCTGCGCAGGTGGCGAGAGCATGCACAGGCCCAGAGCCTGAAGAAGAAACCTGCCCCTGTTAAAAGCAAGTCTAAGAAAGACAAAG CTAACGGAGTGAATGGAGCACTGAGCTCCAATGGAGCTGACTCGCCAAGAGCAAGGAAAGAGAAGTCGTCTTAA